Proteins co-encoded in one Callospermophilus lateralis isolate mCalLat2 chromosome 2, mCalLat2.hap1, whole genome shotgun sequence genomic window:
- the Glipr2 gene encoding Golgi-associated plant pathogenesis-related protein 1, with translation MGKSASKQFNNEVLKAHNEYRQKHGVPPLKLCKKLNQEAQQYSEALASTRILKHSPESSRGQCGENLAWASYDQTGKEVADRWYSEIKSYNFQQPGFTSGTGHFTAMVWKNTKKMGVGKASASDGSSFVVARYFPAGNVVNQGFFEENVLPPKK, from the exons CTTCCAAACAGTTTAATAATGAGGTCCTGAAGGCCCACAATGAGTACCGACAGAAGCATGGCGTTCCCCCACTGAAGCTCTGCAAGAAGCTCAACCAAGAGGCTCAACA GTATTCTGAGGCCCTGGCCAGCACGAGGATCCTCAAGCACAGCCCAGAATCCAGTCGAGGCCAGTGTGGGGAGAACCTTGCTTGGGCATCCTACGATCAGACAG GAAAGGAGGTGGCTGATAGATGGTACAGTGAAATCAAGAGCTACAACTTCCAGCAGCCTGGCTTCACCTCAGGAACTG GACACTTCACAGCCATGGTATGGAAGAATACAAAGAAGATGGGCGTGGGAAAGGCATCTGCAAGTGATGGGTCCTCCTTTGTGGTGGCCAGATACTTCCCAGCAGGGAATGTTGTCAACCAGGGCTTCTTTGAAGAAAATGTCCTGCCTCCAAAGAAGTAA